A genomic region of Devosia ginsengisoli contains the following coding sequences:
- a CDS encoding fumarylacetoacetate hydrolase family protein, whose product MKLATLRNNRPDGQLVVLSADSTRFVSATRIAPTLQAALDDWTAHAPALSALAAQLDAGAIAGQVFDPAQALAPLPRAYQWIDGSGYLNHLERVRTLKGSKDEELQSTRPLLYQGGSDSLLAPTDPIRVTDPDLALDFEAEAAVIIGPVPMGATKAQASSAIRLVTVCNDISLRRLVADDLQNGFGFFHAKPSTSFAPIVATPESLGTAWRDNRLHLPVRIEVNGNLYGQPNAGTDMHFDFADLIVEAARTRPLAAGTIIGGGTISNSHDETLPIKRDGIGFACIAEARTVEKLKYGRARTPFLKPGDVIRIGALSPNGQSTFGDMVQTVTLV is encoded by the coding sequence ATGAAGCTAGCCACGCTCAGAAATAACCGCCCCGATGGCCAGCTCGTCGTGCTCTCCGCCGACAGCACCCGCTTCGTCTCCGCCACCCGCATCGCGCCCACTTTGCAGGCCGCCCTCGATGACTGGACCGCCCATGCGCCGGCCCTTTCCGCCCTTGCCGCCCAGCTCGATGCCGGCGCCATAGCCGGCCAGGTCTTCGATCCCGCCCAGGCCCTGGCGCCCCTGCCGCGCGCCTATCAGTGGATCGATGGCTCGGGCTATCTCAATCATCTCGAACGCGTCCGCACCCTCAAGGGCAGCAAGGACGAAGAACTGCAATCCACCCGTCCGCTGCTCTATCAGGGCGGCTCCGATTCGCTGCTCGCGCCCACAGATCCCATCCGCGTCACCGATCCCGATCTCGCCCTCGATTTCGAGGCCGAAGCGGCCGTCATCATCGGCCCGGTCCCCATGGGCGCCACCAAGGCCCAGGCATCATCAGCCATCCGCCTCGTCACCGTCTGCAACGACATTTCCTTGCGCCGTCTCGTGGCCGATGACCTGCAGAACGGCTTCGGCTTCTTCCACGCCAAGCCCTCCACCAGCTTCGCTCCCATCGTCGCCACGCCCGAAAGCCTCGGCACCGCCTGGCGCGACAATCGCCTGCACCTGCCCGTGCGCATCGAGGTCAACGGCAATCTCTACGGCCAGCCCAATGCCGGCACCGACATGCATTTCGATTTCGCCGACCTCATCGTCGAAGCCGCCCGCACCCGCCCGCTCGCCGCGGGCACCATTATCGGCGGCGGTACCATTTCCAACAGCCACGACGAGACCCTGCCCATCAAGCGCGACGGCATCGGCTTCGCCTGCATCGCCGAGGCCCGCACCGTCGAAAAGCTGAAATACGGCCGCGCCCGAACCCCCTTCCTCAAGCCCGGCGACGTGATCCGCATCGGCGCCCTCTCCCCCAACGGCCAATCCACCTTCGGCGACATGGTGCAGACAGTCACGCTGGTCTGA
- a CDS encoding CysS/YqeB C-terminal domain-containing protein: MFHDLSKGGRFRSGEIKPEAEIVGRLDRLVAAYAAARPKHLALPDDVLSELSLLETATLDPIEAAIAARLEALNNKDFAKADAIRNELSEQGISLMDYKDEQGQRATKWEMKR, translated from the coding sequence ATGTTTCATGATCTTTCAAAGGGAGGTCGTTTTAGGTCGGGGGAGATTAAGCCCGAAGCAGAGATTGTTGGGCGACTTGACCGCTTGGTTGCAGCTTATGCGGCGGCTCGACCGAAACATCTCGCACTTCCAGACGATGTTTTGTCTGAGCTGAGCTTGCTCGAGACGGCAACGCTGGACCCCATCGAAGCTGCCATTGCCGCCCGCCTCGAAGCGCTCAACAACAAGGACTTCGCCAAAGCCGACGCCATCCGCAACGAGCTGTCCGAGCAGGGCATCTCCCTGATGGACTACAAGGACGAGCAGGGTCAGCGCGCGACGAAATGGGAGATGAAGCGGTGA
- a CDS encoding endonuclease domain-containing protein, which translates to MHKRARTDWRTAKTPHLRTFAKTMRHAPTEAEQKLGLLLRNRRFVGYKFRRQLPVGQYIVDFACLSAKLIVEADGSQHAESATDVTRDAYLRSQGFRLLRLRNDHIVTRPDDILDVIWTALHATPETP; encoded by the coding sequence ATGCACAAGCGAGCGCGGACCGATTGGCGAACCGCCAAAACCCCTCACTTGCGAACCTTTGCCAAGACAATGCGGCACGCGCCGACCGAAGCCGAACAAAAGCTGGGGCTGCTCCTGCGCAATCGCCGTTTCGTCGGCTACAAGTTTCGCCGGCAACTGCCCGTCGGCCAGTACATTGTCGATTTTGCGTGCCTGTCTGCCAAACTGATCGTCGAAGCCGACGGCTCCCAGCACGCCGAGTCCGCGACCGACGTCACGCGTGACGCCTACCTTCGGTCGCAAGGCTTCCGCCTCCTCCGTCTCCGCAACGATCACATCGTCACCCGCCCCGACGACATCCTCGATGTTATCTGGACCGCGCTTCACGCAACACCGGAGACCCCCTGA
- a CDS encoding GFA family protein — MDRYAMQVSGGCQCGAVRYHATEMFDNAHICHCRMCQKAVGNIFAALVAAPREVITWTRGTPARFRSSEHVDRGYCRDCGTPLFYDNTEGNRVNFTIGSLDHPELFPPHANTGNEGRVPWFDTLTSIENGGETETGQEDWASAIKSTNHQHPDHDTAVWPPKSE; from the coding sequence ATGGACCGCTACGCCATGCAAGTCAGCGGCGGCTGCCAATGTGGCGCCGTGCGCTATCACGCCACCGAAATGTTCGATAACGCCCATATCTGCCACTGCCGCATGTGCCAGAAGGCCGTCGGCAACATCTTCGCCGCCCTGGTCGCTGCCCCGCGCGAGGTCATCACCTGGACGCGCGGCACCCCGGCGCGCTTTCGCAGTTCCGAACATGTCGACCGTGGCTATTGCCGCGATTGCGGCACGCCGCTCTTCTACGACAATACCGAGGGCAACCGGGTCAATTTCACCATCGGCTCGCTCGATCATCCCGAGCTGTTCCCGCCCCATGCCAATACCGGCAATGAAGGCCGCGTCCCCTGGTTCGATACGCTGACATCGATCGAAAACGGCGGCGAGACCGAGACCGGCCAGGAAGACTGGGCCTCGGCCATCAAATCCACCAATCACCAGCATCCCGACCACGACACGGCCGTCTGGCCGCCGAAGTCCGAGTAA